The region GAGGAGTCAGTGCCTCAGCAGTCATGAACCTCGCTAGAGATGGAGACTCCACCAGTGGAGTGATCTCAAACTGCTTTCCTGGAGAACCAGAATACAACTTTTAGACTGTCTCTTGTTCAACACACTGGAATTAAATGGTAAAACTGCCTCACCAGCACGATGTCAGGAGctacagagctctgctaatgagctgatattggagccaggtgtgAGCAGACAGAACTCCAGATACCGACCCTGAAGGACTGGAGTGTGAGACCACTGCTCTACAaattgggaaaaagaaaaataataataattttgattttctttattctgtaaGTGTTTAGATTCTGGTGAGAAATTGCTGGTTTAACAACTTTTGAGTTTGATTTCAATGCTtggatttattcttttttatgacaaatgaccaaaataaataactaaaatatagCGAACATGATGGTGCTTTAAGTGGTGTGTTTAACCAGAGGGGGTCCACTAAGTCTAATGGTTTGGGGTCCCTACAACCTAGGGTCGCTCCTGTTTGGAAAAAGTGTAAATATTCCATGTAAGCTTAAGAATAAGAATGACCAGCATGTGAACCATCGTCATCCTCTGTTTAAGCCTGTCAGCCAGCCAGAGTGCTGGCTCATCAGCCCTCTCTGTACCTGTGTGCTGCCACGGCCCGGCTGTTCAGGTACTTCTGAGCCGTCATCACACCCACGAATAGGAAACTCTTGGAGCTGGAATCCGGCTTCACGGTCGTGGGGGAGCCGTCCGCCTGCGGTGCCCACAGGACTCCTCCGTGTTCGTTCCTGAGCCCCGCGTGGAGCCCGCAGGCGGCGGTATTGACTTTGCGCTTCTGCCCGGCTCTTTTCAGCTCGGTCGCCTTGGGTAAGATGAGCCTGGAAGCCAGCGTGAAGCCGACCACCAGTCCTAGCAGAACACTAAACCATGCTCTTCGGCTTCGACCTGCCATTCCCCCAAAAACTTAACCAGCTCGTCGGAAAATGCTGTCTGGTTCTAAAACAGCGGTTCTCGAAGAAAAATGTCTAGGAAATAAAACCCAGGCAGTAAAAGACGGCAGCTAAAAGCGGCTCGGTGGGGTTCCAGTggctcacacacacagtctAGGAGCAGAAAAGCGCTTTTCTTCCAGATGCCCACGTAGCATCGCAGCAGACTCCTCGAAGCCGCTACCTGAAGCTCCGAGCCCCGCCGCTGCCCTGCCCGCCCCGACCAGCCAGCAGCCCTCCACCGTCCACCGCAGGGGAATCACCGCCGAGCGACGCAGGTAGCGGCTTGCATTGCAGCTCAGAGCAGCGGATCCTGTCTGGTTTGTCCCCCGCACGGTAGCTGGAATGTCTGACAATCCAGATCGCTGATCGCGAAGGATTTAACACTGGTTTGACCCAAGTGCGTTTCCGTAGAAATGTTCCGACGCAGCGTACCACGTTTTACCGGAAATCCCTTCTTAACCACCGGAGTTATGTGCAGTACATCTAATGTGGGGTTTTAACTGTGTCGATGATTATTAAAATGTGAGCAGAACCCCACAGGATTGCTTAAATCTGTGGTTAATGTGCTGCGGGTTCCAACTAAGACCGAAAACTACCGCTTTAATATTTAGTGCCAAcccttttattaaaatgtgattggtaggttaaaatttatatatctatttttatttttacgtcGTCGTTTAAGTCGGgacataaaactaaaaagaataaagagtAGCATAGCTTATCTCGTGCGCCACCTAGCGGCTAAATTTGTGAATCACGCTTTGGTTTTGCATTGAGGGAACTGAAACAATCTTGTTTCGCGTCTTCTGTATTTTTAGATAATAGTCCATGTCTCAATGATGACAcggaataaaaatgtaaatatttcagatgtttttcattatttaacttCTTATTTAAGTTCTTAACTTCTACCGGTTTTTGTGGAAACTAACATTTGCATCAAATCCTGACTGTGACCCATTCCTCCTTCtgattttccttctgcttcttAAAAACTCACCACAAGTTTTAAATGTGGTTCAAACTGGGGCCACAGCTCCAAACCTCAATATTAaattttaaccatattttatattcataataTGAAACAGACAAACACTTCAAGCACATTTGCCCATTTCATCATAATCGGTCTTCTGGTTAAAGTAATgggtaattttttgtttaagagTTTCATCTGTGCTGATGTGACACAAAAGAAGTCTGGgtcaaaaaaagacaaagtgtttttgttctaCATAAACTAAACCCCTTTAGTCAATAAAGTTCTTTgtaataaaaagttcaaaagcatctgatttttcttttggggGGGGGCGGGTTGCTGTATTTTACCAAATTTGTCACTGCCAACATGCAGGGGGAAAGTGGTGCATTCTTTTATAcatgactttgactgggccattctaaagAAGGAAAGGAATACAAATACACAACTTAACATCAgagttcaaaataaatacaattccCCATGTTAGTTAAGATAAAGATGAACAGTTTACCGGCTGGTCAAACCCAGCTCTCCCAGCAACTGTCTTCAATCAATGGAGTTGGACAAAGATTTCTTacactttaatttgtttagaaTCACACAGTCAGACAGAATGTAAATAATATCTACTAGATACAACTGCTGCTATGATTTTTTCTCAAATCTTCCAGAAATACACAACAACCATGAAAAAGCACCCTGACTGGGACAGATCAGCCAGACCTTCTGGTTCGAGACCATTTCAAGGAACGGCTTCATGTCAAGCTTCCAATGACACCAAGAGCTGAGTCCATGATCTGCTGTCATCTTAGCAAAAGAGCTACTGAGGAAAGGAAAAGTCTAGTACACCCattaaaatgcacttttatAATGTTCCTTctgaaataattaaagctgcagtatgtaacttttacaaaaaaatgtttgaaactgtcactatttCATGACAGTATGATATGAGACAGATGAAAAAAGGAGCTATTCTGATCTCCCAGTgcaaactagaaacaaccaatcagagccaggaacaATATtcgtgctgtcaatcacaatttTGTGTGGAACTACCCACCCTCCTTTTCCCCTCCTTGCTTTCTgttatgctgcagctagcatagcatgtTGTAAATGCtcatgctagttagcatggtcacagatgacggcagataaagggttttcctgtaacagttaAGTCGTTTCTCcgccaaaagaacatttagcagcaagAACATGAAGGATGACTGACAGCACTGAGACCCTCCTTGGTTGTCTTTAGTTTGGagtgatgcatttcttcagatggtaataatagctcagggaggagatgAAGGAGATCAAGCTTTACACAATCTGTCACAAACTACACAACACTAAGATAGTTTTAgcaaatttgtaaaaacatattttttataaaagttatatactgcagctgtAAAGCTTATGTACTATGTTAAAAATTTGGACCCAAAGGAAGAAGGAATTGTGATAATTGGAACATTTTTACTGcaagacaaaaatattatttgtatttttgatcgTGCAGTGAAATCATGTTGATGGTTATGTTTCTCAACAGTCTCTAGTGTGATTTTCTAAATGGGTGTACCAACTTCTCCAGTACTGATGTTTAAGCAGTGATCTGAAAGCAGGAGCTCTGTTTCATTGCCAGCTTGGTCCCAGCACTCAGGGTGCAGGTTAGTCTGGAGGCGGTCAGAGCACCTCCACCCTTTAACCTCATCCACCCGCTGAGGGCCCCCTCCTCCCTGGCCTCCAGGTGCAGGAGCCTCCTTGTCCCATCAGGGGATTGTAgtctgaaacacagagacaaaaaaaaattattctgagtttattttacagataCAGAAGAgtgaaatgtgtatttttatctATCAAGTAGAACCAACGTTCACTGCacttcagctgcagcttctgtctCTACACACTTAGTGCTTCTAGAGACTCGGCACCAAAGTCTAGCTACTCAATCGGGTTCAGGCGTGGATTCTGGACTGGGTTCAGATGGACCGTCACGTCTTAATATGTCTGAGCTCTGGGAGACGTTAAAgcttattattattgttgttaacAATAacaatctttattgtcattattgcATGGTTctataatgacaataaagattgtTATTGTATTGTTAGGATATTTCTGTAGAACCTAACCCAGCTTTaaaccgaaccagaacctcctccCTGACCTGCTGCTGGGCTCCTTGGTCTCCATGGCGATGGCTGTTCTCTAAGGAACCTCTGAGGTCAGAGAACCAAAACATCTGGAttcatactgagattaaatttaaTGGTTTACTATTAGCTGCCTTCTGACTGCATTTAATTGAGCTAACTTGTTTTGAGGGTATTTGAGTAAAGGGGGCGCACTTTTAAACTATGAtttgttaattaattttattaccATGGATCATTTTCCTTCCTGCTTGGGAAGAAACTGGCTCACacatacaaatacacacacaaacacaaaatactgtaGCAATGCAATCCTTGGCAGTTTAAACATCATTTGCTTACATATTCTAAACCTAATAATCCATGCTGTGCTGTTGTTGCAGCACACACAGCCTGATGGTGAATCCTGCAGGCGGTGAGGTTCTTACCGTTGGAGCGCAGCGGCTTCTTATCCGTCTTTGGTTTGAccccagctgctgctgcactcGCCTCCTCTGTGTTCTGCAGGAATCAGACACACAGTGAAACCACAGCGACATGAATGCAGCTGGTTCTATTCCAGCATTTACTGCTCACTTGTTCTCTCACAGCAGAAAGCAGGGTTCCTGACCTCAATCGTTAGCCTAATATTCTGTCCTGAGAGGAGACAAGGTCAGCTCACCTCAGATAGCTTGTGTCCTTTGGAGCTCTTCCCCTGCTTCATGCTCTCCCATTCCTCGATCTTCtgtcttctcttctcttcttcttgcTGTTGATAAAAAACTGTGAGTAAAAGTCTACCCCGGTTCAGGTGGCCCACCATGCAGCCCCCACTACACctctctctgcttctccttaaagGCAGCAGCTTTGGCGTCCAGCTCCGCCTGCATCCTCCGCCGAGCTGCCTCCATGGCCTCCTGTCTCTTTGTTACTAGAGATACATcttcaggaataaaaaaaggaaaattatgttTGCGACAaattcactttatatttttcactGACAAGCCAGATAAAGAGCTGGAATCACAGCAATGTTGTACTTCCCCCAGCCcctccacctgttgctgtgcactgaTGGCCAGCTGGCTGAAAGTTGGCcaaatttagctttaaaaagtatttttagtagAGAGAAATTGAAGTAACCTTTAGTGAAATTCAAAGGAGTAgcagctaacattagctttttaTACTTTCATAATTCCATAAAGAGCAAAACAGCTAAGGGAGGAATATCTTGTACAACAGCTGCTTAAAGGAAACTATGGCTGACATTAAACAGACATAGTTTCTGTCTTTGTGCATTAAAACCAAAGCAACTATACAGAATTGTTCCCACATGCTGCCGTTCTACAGGTCCAATTACATCAGCtacaggaagaaaatgaaactcCTCATTTCCATCTCAACAAAATCAGGACAGCATCTGACAATAACATGCTGGTCCTCCCTCAACATTTATGCTGCATGGAACCAAAATATCACCAAATATTTAGCATACAGAGCATGGATACATGCTAAATGAGCTAATATCTGTTAGAGTTCTTcgcaatattaatataaaatgcggttttattgtgaaaatgttaagaatTAGAATGTACTTTATTTATCCATGGGAAAATAACTTATTTGTTGATAAGCTACTCCCATCCAAAGTGGGATGGGAGTAGCAATCCCACTTTGGATGGGATTGATTAAATCAagatatatttgtgtttgtatcaAAAATACAAGTGTGAATCTTGTTCTGTGCATTTGTAACTATTGCTTTGTGCACAAACAAAGTATCCTGTGCAGGTGTGAATTTTCAAATACCCCTTTGTTTCTAtattagcaaacaaaaacatagcAATTAGTGACATAATTACATAGTAATTACTGAGGTTGATCACCGTGACTTACAGCCAGAATGGCTccgttattattattttttgttgttaaattctAAGAAATTGGAAGAAGAAATGCTGTTAGAAAAGTGGCTCCACTTGAACGTTGTTACGGTGCTGATGCTGACCTTGCAGGTTGTGTGGGACGGAGTCCTGACGGCTCTGGCcggtcctcctcttcctcagatgCTGGATGAGCAGCAGCACTGTGACGGTGACAGCCAGCAGGTACCACCCGTACAGGGACAGGAACTCCCCTACTGCCGGGGGAACATGGAGGAAGTGCTTCAACTATGCCGTGTGCTTCCCAACAACAATCCACTCAACTTATTAGTGTCTGATTTCCTGACGTGTGTTTCAAGTAGAAAAACTCAACACTGTTAAACAGCCCTTCTTAGCCGCTTTCATACTTTACACGTCATGAAGTCGAGACCGGAAGTGTTGTTGCTAGTTACCTGTGAAGCTCAGCTGACTCAGATCCTGGTTCTTCAGAGGAACCTGACGGGGAGAGTTGTCATCGTCGACGTCTAATATTTCCACATCATCATCCATTTTACCCAccggtacacacacacacacacacacacacacacacgcacccccaccGTGTTCTTAAAGGCACAAATCACACAGCGAGTCTGTTTTaagcttcctgctgctgcggCGCAAACTTCCTTATATCAGCTCCATTTTAGCGGAATCCTaactaactgacacaaaaccaaaaactagCTACTCTTAATCCAGGACATTCACGATGACGTGTTTATCTTCGCAGCAATCTCTTCTTCATTTGGAGAGTTACTTCTGTACCGGCGCCGCCTCCTGGCGCGGAGGCTCAATGATGACGCTTGGTTTAAATTGAAAACAGAGACTGCTTGGTATGGAGCTAAAACAGTCTCATTATTCACAAATGCACTGGACGCGATTTATAAATACACATAACGATTCACACCTGCACAGGATACTTTGTTTGTGCACAAAGCAATAGTTACAAATGCACAGAACAAGATTCACACTTGTATTTTtgatacaaacacaaatatatcttgatttaatcaatatttattatatCCACTAGCAACTTCACAGATCCCCCTGATATAATTCATACTATTACAAAAATAGCCAGTTTCTGTAATGTTCTAAGAATCAGATACAATGAAACCCAGTTCTggtagattttctttatttgtctttataAGTTTATCAAACTCTTCAAATGATACCACAAACCAGTTTCAATTTAGCaaagaaatatgatttttaaaatcaaagtggACAATTTTTAATCCTATTTTGTCAGAAGGAACAAATGCTGTTGAGCTGAAATTACAAAATGGAAGTGGAAGGTTTCCCGTGATCTGGCTTCATAGAACCTGCCTGCTCAACACAATCTGACTGATTGGACAGTGTAGGTGTTGAGTTGCTCCACAAGATGGCAGTAGTGCAAACTCTAGCGTGCAGGAATAGATTTTAACAGGTTCAGTTCATGTCAAGTTTGCTTATAGTTGTATAGTATAATCTGTTTTACATGATAACTCCAGCTGATGCTGTCAGGCCAAGCAAACACTCCAAGTATATATTTCAGTAAGATGGAGGCTAAATCAGTCTTTAACTCTATTATTCATAGAATATGACTCATATGtaaaattaatacatatgctttaaaatgttttatgtgagAGAAAGGTTGGATATAATCTATagtcagattttctttcaaaagaaGGAACCTCTGGAGCAGAGCTTCTGTGATTTTTCACTATCTGCTCTGTTCTCTAGATCTTCAGAGTACAGAtgttatttaccttttttaatttcttctaaatagtcagttgttttttatgtacacgtgcaaaatgcaaattctgcacatttttaataactCACTCAGCTGCACATTTCTGTTGATGTATGAAtgctgtttatatttttcttctctccatcCTAACAAAATGCCAGAGTCACTTCAGCTGACACCTGCTACTAatgtggaggagcagcagctctactttGACTCCCTCCCAGATGACAGAGCTTCTGACTTTGGCACCCGACACTTTTGGCCCCTCCTCCAAGTGGAGAGCCCATGGGaaggggacccatgtttcctctttgagCTGAGCCCGGCCGAGCCCCGTGAATATAAGCCCAGACACCATCTTAAGCAGAGCTCCACTGACCCTCTCTAGCTCCGCCCCTGAATATAGACACACCTCagaccagtaggtggcggtaatagCGCTTTAGGACTGTTTGCCAACCCCCACTTACTTACCTCCGaagaagacaataaaaacacgAAGAAGAAATCTTTGTTCTGGCGGCAGTGTGTGACACGTTTTGATTAGTTTGGTGAAGAAAAGTCGTTCCGCCTAAAGCCTGGTTCTGTTGTCGACATGGTGAAGTTATCTGCGGAGCTCATAGAGCAGGCTGCTCAGTACACCAACCCGGTGAGAGACCGAGAGTTGGACCTACGAGGTAAGTCTGAGCGCCTCCCTCACGGCGGCATCAGGCCTCGTTGCTTTTGACTTCATTCAGTCGGAGAACACCAGGGTAGGAAGTAGCTGTGTCTGCGGACTGCAGTACCAGGCTTTGTAAGGCGTTCAGAACAGCTGCTTcacttgtttcctttttaattcTGCTGGCTGACCCGGAGAAGCTAGGCTGCTAACTGCTAGCATGGTAGGAAGTTAGAGTCAAGCTACAAGCTGGAGACTTTCTGGAGTTTCCTAAACGGCTCTGAATGCTAATTGAAAAAGCAGCTGAGGACCCGGCGTGTTTGCATAGAAACTATTCAAATACTTAACTTGAACCTTTCCTGTATTTTACCCTAAAGGTTATAAGATCCCGGTTCTGGAGAACCTGGGAGCGACTCTGGACCAGTTTGATACCATTGATTTCTCTGATAATGAAGTGAGGAAACTGGACGGCTTCCCTTTGCTCAAAAGACTTAAAACGTTGCTGATGAACAACAACAGAATCTGGTAAGATCTCAGATTGAAGTGATCAGATGCTGATTGGAAGAAACTGGATCCTGCCTGGTCAGTGTTAGACCCGACAGGTGGTGCCAGTGATCCGAGGCTGTGGTCAAGGTTTCCAGCCAAAACGCAATGAAAATCCTGaccaaaaaaaagttcaaatctcaTATGACTAgatgggttttatttattgttgtgttttaattctggatatttaaaacgtcttccagttccagtgataaatgttctttacaaagttaaagtttcctgttttttgacagggtgcattattatgtcatcaTCTATgaattacttgaaaatagtctcaaaaaaCATTATTGTCATCATAATAATTAGTGAGACAACTTGCTGTCCAGTGTAAGttgctattgtgacaggcctccATCATGTGAGGTGTTAATGTGGCTGTTGTCTCTCATGTTGCTGCTGTTCCTCCAGTCGGATCGGGGAGAACCTGGAGCAGTCTCTGCCAGATCTCAGAGAGCTGGTGCTCACCAACAACAACATCCAGGAGCTGGTGAGTAACGTTACCATGGAGCCCCAGTTCCTGCTGTTTTGAATACATGAAGCGTATAAAATCAGAGCAAACACGAGAGACTGTTGAATGAATATTATGACCAGAActagagctgcagtttctagCCGATCACAGATTATGATCTTTAAAGGCCTAATCTGCTGGTTCCATTTCTAGCTGATAccgactgtttttttttcttctttgtctgaaatgtttctgagTTAGCAACAGTGGGATCACTATTGTTAATTGCAAACattgcagacatgacctggagggtcagtcaaacctctcacagcAGAACAatagaggacagtggctgatttttagaacTTTGCTGAGAAAGATAAAATCAGTGGacaagatcagcttcacatgtaagtgtcagccgatcaccgatctcccaaaattaggAAAGGATATCAAGGCCTATTTACTGGTGCATCAGAACAGACAGATGAGACCTCAGTAGATCAGCAGCTTATCAGGCTAAATTGGAGGATCAAAGGTCGTTGCTGTTTGGGTCATTTGCAGCGTAGGGAGTTCAGCTGGGAGGGAGCAGAGGACAGATCCTTGGATCCAAGGATCACTTTGGATTCTGTACTCAGGAAATTAAAACATCCTGAAAAAATACAGTATTTTCCTATCCGTCATTCCAGAAAATGAAACTCATATTATACATAATCATAACAtacaaagtgaaatatttcaagcctttgTTATTTTCAGAACTGAACTGCTGCTCAGTGGTCCAGGACTGATTTAAACCGAGCCCTTCAATTCTAATCAGTTACTGAACCTTCAGGTCTGATCTCCTGAGTTGTAACGTTCCTGAAAGATCATTCAGGAACATCACAGTTTGAGCTCATTAATACATTGTCGTTGTCTGATTGTTCTGGTTTCTTTTCTTCCAGCATTATGGAAGCGTCAAGTTAAAAAGTCGATGCTTATTTTGTTTCCATCCTGCCTTCAAAGGCCACATTCAGGCAGCTATTAGGAAATGCTACTTGGACTCAGAGCTGGTCAGGTAGCTGTATGAGATTGAAGTCAGAGCGGCCTTTACCCTTCTCCTTACTGTTTAGAAGTACAGCCTGTTAAAAGTCTGATCTGATGCTGCTCACACATCTGGGCAAGTTGGGGCCTAATTTAAGTAAAGTTAAAACTTGTCCATATTCATCTCTATCAGAACTTAGATCTCTTTCTGCTCTCTTTTCGTCTCAGGGAGACTTGGATCCGCTGGCCACGGTGAAGACGTTAACCCTCCTCAGGTAAAGCTCTCACACACATGTTCAGCTCTAATGGGGCTGAGTGTTGGACCCTTCTTGGTCATCACCTCCAGACATGCAGCACTGTCCTCTCTGCTTGCAGCTTGTTGAAGAATCCTGTGACAAACAAGAAGCACTACAGGCTTTACGTCATCAACAAAATCCCACAGATCCGTGTGCTCGATTTTCAGAAAGTGAAGCTCAAGGTAAGGTCTGGCAAACCCACAATATAACTTGTATGTTAATAAAGATGAAcatgttcctctgactgtgttgttccAGGAACGACAGGAGGCAGAGAAAATGTTCCGAGGCAAACGAGGCGTTCAGCTCGCCAAGGACATGGGCAGGCGAACAAAAACGTGAGTCTGCTTCGACAGCAACGTCTCAGGATCCCTGATGAGCTGCTTCCTTTCAGCAAACCTGAACTACCattatacatttaaatacatgTAGTGAAGAGGACAGCAGTTGATTTCGTTCCAGTCTCACAGATGAGGAGAAAGTTGTCTAAATGAGCCGTGTCCCTTCCAGGTTTACTCCTGGGGTTGTTCAGCCAGAGAAGAGAAGGACGGGGCCGTCTCAAGCTGATGTGGAGGCCATCAAGGTCAGTTTGTCAAGTGGGATCTCTGACCCCTTCCAGTCACACAAAGATaatgtttttctcacttttccCCTTCATCCTTTTATAAATGGACTGATAAGGACTACATTATCTATCAGTAATGACTATCTAGACTGACAGACTGTGGGTCATTATCTAGCTATAGTAGGCTCCATTTGGAGCACTGCAGACATATCTGTAATCAGGGTCATAGTTTgtgttcacttttttaaaaatatactgcaACTGTACAGCCAGCATGAGATTCTGATTCATTTGAGACGAACACAGGTTGTGCTTTGGCTTCCTTTCAATGTGTTGTTAATAATCTGCCTCGACTCCAGCCCAGATTGTAATGACATTTCAACAGTAGTTTTATCAGATCCCAGTGCAGCATCAGACACAATTGATCATGACAGTTTAATGTCCTCATTAGAAAATTGGGTTGGTATTTCTGGCATAGTGCTCAGCTACCTTCCAACGTGAATGAAATTATCTGTGGAGTTTCCCAAGGATCCATCCTCATCCTCTCCTCTTCAACATGTACAAGCTTCATTGAAATTCTGTGCAACAATAAGACAGAGTATCACAAGTATGGTGATGACACACAATTGTACTTTAGACTTTCACCAGCACATTAAAGTCTGGTGTAAATACTCACTAAATAAAGTGAACAgattaaaacagtttaatgtGTCAAAATGTTCTTCAGCTAAAAAAAGATTCATCTGAAGCTTTAGTCTTTGAACCAAACAAGCATCGACCAAAAACCAGCCCCCTCCTTCTGTCTGTTGGTTTAAAAAGCTTtgacagaaaaagacagaaattagATGTATGACCACCTAAAACATATTTCCAAAATTAGATGACTCGTGTTCCAACAGGACTCTGAAAAATGAGTTCATACTTTTGGTTTTAGCAGACTCAATAATTGCAGCACAGAAGGATCAGCATTTCAGTCCAGTTTTGAGGTCTTCACACTTTCTGCCTATTGCTCACAGAATAgagttttaaaatctgttaacAAACCACTTAGTAGTAAAAGCCCAGACTACAGTCCTGATCTTCATCTGCTATGAAGACAATAACATGATTTGAATTAAACCTACTCTGCATTCCAAGAGCCAAACCAAAACATGCTGATCATCGCCCTGGATCCACTTGCAAATACTGCAATACTGACTCTGCCAGGAACTGTCAGTTGGATGGTGCTGAGgttgtgtaaatgtgtgtttcaGAATGCCATCTCCAACGCTACGTCGCTGGCAGAGGTGGAGAGGTTGAAAGGCATGCTGCAGGCCGGACAGATCCCCGGACGAGATCTCAGACAAGGTGGGTTCCAACCTGCTGCTGTCCTGTGTGCTTCTACTGACAGGTCGGGTCAGGAGGATGTGTGGAGGTTCTGGAGAGGCAGGATTGTTCCCTGCACTGTGACTGAAAGGTCAATTTGAGCAAATAATCTGCTTCCAAAGACAACAAACCAAGTCTGTCCTGGTTTAGTAGCTTTGGTCTCCAGGACTCTTTCCCTCAAACAACAtggaattattttttcttttcaaaatgagGTTTTGTTGCTTAACACACCGCTGAAGTCTTAGAAGGAGTTAACGGTCTGATGAGTAAACCTGCTAggaaaggttttcttctgtttttttttttacattaaggTTTCcatttactgccaaattattcCAAATATGATATAATATAAAGAACTCAGCTGTTTACACAACCCATCAATGACAGAATGTGGAGCTGCATTCTGTTGTCA is a window of Xiphophorus maculatus strain JP 163 A chromosome 4, X_maculatus-5.0-male, whole genome shotgun sequence DNA encoding:
- the selenos gene encoding selenoprotein S, encoding MDDDVEILDVDDDNSPRQVPLKNQDLSQLSFTVGEFLSLYGWYLLAVTVTVLLLIQHLRKRRTGQSRQDSVPHNLQDVSLVTKRQEAMEAARRRMQAELDAKAAAFKEKQREQEEEKRRQKIEEWESMKQGKSSKGHKLSENTEEASAAAAGVKPKTDKKPLRSNDYNPLMGQGGSCTWRPGRRGPSAGG
- the snrpa1 gene encoding U2 small nuclear ribonucleoprotein A' produces the protein MVKLSAELIEQAAQYTNPVRDRELDLRGYKIPVLENLGATLDQFDTIDFSDNEVRKLDGFPLLKRLKTLLMNNNRICRIGENLEQSLPDLRELVLTNNNIQELGDLDPLATVKTLTLLSLLKNPVTNKKHYRLYVINKIPQIRVLDFQKVKLKERQEAEKMFRGKRGVQLAKDMGRRTKTFTPGVVQPEKRRTGPSQADVEAIKNAISNATSLAEVERLKGMLQAGQIPGRDLRQDPSGMEEEEEEEDYNGAEAHMEEGYGDGINNGDQAEDEDMEDEPHENGS